Genomic segment of Salmo salar unplaced genomic scaffold, Ssal_v3.1, whole genome shotgun sequence:
AAGCCTGATTAGCTTTTTATACAAGTAGCATACGAAGAGAGGTAGAGTGACGTAGTACCTTTCTCATCCACACGGTTGAGTCCCAGCTGCCCAGCCTTGTTCGCCCCACAGCAGTAGACCAGGCCTGGGAGGGTGAGGGCCAGAGTGTGGGTTCCTCCGGCTGCTACCTGGGTCACTGGGACCCCTGTGAGGGAGCGCACCAGGGCAGGTATGGGCTGCAGAGCTACTTCCTTCCCCAGGCCCAGCTGTCCATGACTGTTAAAACCCCATGAGAACACCTGTCCTCCTGTAGAAGACAAAGAAATTACATATTACATTACAATTACATCACAATTCCAGAGTTACATTCTTTCCTAATAATTATAATCTCACTGTCCTGTTGATGTACACTTTTATAACAAGGgtttcaaaagggttcttcggctgcccTCATAggataaccctatttggttccaggtagaacccttttgggttccatgtagaaccagagggttctacctggaaccaaaaactcTTATCCAATGcgttctccaatggggacagctgaataagcattttagttttaagaccacctttttttctaagtgtagtTTAACTGATGCATGTGGTTATCATAGTTTAGATGGAATGTAGTCTGTGTGAGGAACATCAGTAGGTACAGTACGTTATACCTTTAGTCAGGGCCAAAGAATGGGAATTTCCACAAGCAACCTGTATCACTGTTATCGGCAAGGGCGAAGGTATTGGAACTGGTCTGTAAAAAAAAGGAGACATCTAGTACATATTGTCTTTGTTAGTGATCAGTGGAATCCAAGAGGGCTCTCATTACTTGACAATGTAAATCATGGATGATATTTCACTATCAAGATCTATTTCAAGTTGAAGTTGAGGTTTCCTTGCCTTGGCCTGGGGACTTTGGAGACAGTAGTAAGGCCGATGCCCAGCTGTCCCTCACCCCTGCCCCCAGGAGTAGACCTGTCCTGACGCACACACAGCTACAGAGTGGTCCTGACCACAAGCCACAGAGACCACTGCCCCCAGACCCTCCACTGGGGCTGAAATGGGTAGAACACACAGTTTTATTTGGAAGTCCTGTCTTGGAAAGGGTTAAATACCATTACATTTGGATTCCCTGGTGCCACTAGGGCAGTTTAACACCCTGATGATAAATGAGTTCACCGAGGTGTGCAATTGTTTTGATTGACTTTAATAATTTGTTTGTGATACCTGTGATGTTACATGTTCTAATGTAATGTACTTGTTACTGTATCTTGTATCTTGTAGTTTTATATTTTATGTCCTCAGGGCACCATTGACTAAATGAAAGTTCACAATCTTGAGGATGACGTAAATTACATAACAACAGTTAACTTTCGTTCCTCTAATTTTGATTGAGAAACGAAACTGAAACCCAACTGTGAGTCTATGTTGTAGTTTTATTGAGGGATAGCGTACCCATTTCTGAAAGTTGTGGTAAAGCTCACTAGGCTAAATATAGGCTACTATGCATTTTAATAAAATCTGTAATTATGAACAATATTGTGAACAGAAAATGTTAGCATAATGATAAAGAATAAAATAATTCTAATGCAAGCATCCTTTTAGCCGTACTTTAATCCTAAATAGCCTACATAGCGATCCTTGCACCCAAATAGTCAGATATAATTAAATTGTCTTACCTGGTAATTTTGAATCTCTGTTCTTCTGTCTACCAAGTTGTCCCTTTGAGTTGCGCCCGCATGATAGGATCCTGCCATCTACCGTGAGAAATAAAGTGTGTTGCTCCCCACAAGTAATTTCTGTGACTTTATCAGAGAATATATTCCCTGCTGTAGGAACAGACACATTCTCAAAGTTTAGACCAAACTGTCCACTCGAACCGTCTCCCCAGCAGAACATGATGATGTGATGATTGACTGATGACTAACGTGTGGTCCACATAGGTTGGCTATATTGggctctacgtgtgtgtgtgtgtgcgcgagagagagagagagagagagagagagagagagagagagcgagctactAGTTACCACATCCATAAAGTCATAATTATGTCTAAATCCCaactatttctacaatttatctacGTAAAATCTGACtttaaaccttaccctaaccttaacctcactgcTGACCTCatacctaaccataaccttaaattaagaccaaaaagctgttctctgttttcatgaattttagacatgactttgtggctgtggtaactagtgacaaccgggAGGGAAGGAGGCGTAATTGTTTCCACCATGCTGATTCGCGCTGCGCGGGTGACAGGCGCAGTTCCTCCTCTTGTTTGATAGCGTTCGGCACTCAACACAAGGACACTTTTGATTCATTTAACTGTACGCTGTGCAGCTTTTGCAACATATACGAAGACGTTGTAAAGAGTTAAAGGTAAGAATACAACCTTTTCTGCAGAGAAATACCGAAGAAATGTGATTGTTGTCCAAGGGCGGGAGATAGGCTGCGCAAATCATGGATTATTTTGCTAGCTGCTGTTAGCATAGTTCTACCTATCAAATGAGCTAAAAAATAGTGTCAAATTAGGAATACTTAATCGTCTATCCTTACTATTTAACGTTAGTGTGATGAAATAAACAGGGGTCGTTTGCGAAACCATTAGTTTACATTCTGCACAGCACTGCAGCTATCTAACTAGCTAAACAGTAGCTTGTTTGGTTGCTAGTTAGCAAGCTAGTTTGTTAATTATGGGTTATGGTGTTGCGTCATGCGCCGTTTGTcaagtttattttatttatttttatttcacctttatttaaccaggtaggctagttgagaacaagttctcatttgcaactgcgacctggccaagataaagcataccAATtcgacacacacaacaacacagagttacacatggaataaacaaaacatacagtcaataatacagtagaacaaaagaaaagtctgtatacagtggtaaggtaaggcaataaataggtcatggtggcgaagtaattacaatatagcaattaaacactggaattgtagatgtgcagaagatgaatgtgcaagtggagatactggggtgcaaaggagcaagataaatgaataaatacagtatggggatgaggtaggtagatagatgggctgtttacagatgggctatgtacaggtgcagtgatctgtgagctgctctgacagctggtgcttaaagttagagagggagatatgagtctccagcttcagatatttttgcagttcgttccagtcattggcagcagagaactggaaggaaagacgaccaaaggaggaattggctttgggggtgaccagtgagatatacctgctgcagtgcgtgctacaagtgggtgctgctatggtgaccagtgagctgagatgaggctgggctttacctagcagagacttatagataacctgtagccaatgggtttggcgacgagtatgaagcgagggccaaccaacgagagtgtacaggttgcaatggtgggtagtgtatggggctttggtgacaaaacggatggcactgtgatagactgcatccaatttgttgagtagagtgttgggggctattttgtaaatgacatcaccgaagtcgaggatcggtaggatagtcagttttacgagggtatgtttggcagcatgagtaaaggatgctttgttgcgaaataggaagccgattctagatgtaattttggattggagatgcttaatgtgagtctggaaggagagtttacagtctaaccagacacccaggtatttgtagttgtccacgtattctaagtcagagccgtacagagtagtgatgctggacgggcgagcaggtgcgggcagtgatcgattgaatagcatgcatttagttttacttgcgtttaagagcagttggaggccacggaaggagtgttgtatggcattgaagctcgtctggaggttagttaacacagtgtccaaagatgggccagaagtatacagaacggtgtcgtctgcgtagaggtggatcagagaatcaccagtagcaagagcaacatcattgatgtatacagagaagagagtcggcccgagaattgaaccctgtggcacacccatagactgccagaggtccggacaacaggccctccgatttgacacactgacctctatcagagaagtagttggtaaaccaggcgaggcaatcatttgagaaaccaaggctgttgagtctgccaataagaatgtggtgattgaaagagtcgaaagccttggccaggtcgatgaatacggctgcacagtaatgtctcttatcgatggcggttatgatgtcgtttaggaccttgagcgtggctgaggtgcacccatgaccagctctgaaaccagattgcatagcggagaaggtacggtgggattcgaaatggtcggtaatctgtttttgttaacttggctttcgaagaccttaaagacagagtaggatagatataggtctgtagcagtttgggtctagagggtcacgggggatgaccgcggcagctttccaatctttgggaatctcagacgatacgaaagagaggttgaacaggctagtaataggggttgcaacaatttcggcagataattttagaaagagaggatccagattgtctagcctggctgatttgtatgggtccagattttgcagctctttcagaacatcagctatctggatttgggtgaaggagaaatggaggggctttggcgggttgctgtggagggtgccgggcagttgaccggggtaggggtagccaggtggaaagcatggccagccgtagaaaaacgcttattgaaattctcaattatagtggatttatcggtggtgacagtgtttcctagcctcagagcagtgggcagctgggaggaggtgctcttattctccatggactttacagtgtcccagaacttttttgagttagtactacaggatgcaaatttctgtttgaaaaagctagccttagcttttctaactgcctgtgtatctttgttcctaacttccctgaaaagttgcacatcacgggggctattcgatgctaatgcagtacgccacaggatgcttttgtgctgatcaagggcagacaggtctggagtgaaccaaggactatatctattcctagttctacatttttttgagtggggcatgcttatttaagatggtgaggaaggcacttttaaagaatagccaggcatcatctactgacgggatgaggtcaacgtCATttcaggataccccggccaggtcgattagaaaggcctgctcgcagaagtgtttgtGTTGACATTAGAAAAATACGCTGCAGTAATGGACTAACGTTAACATtgtcaatctttttttttttttcaatctaTGTATACTTTTGTGCATGCCTGTTAATGAGCCTTCTGAAACATTTTGAATAATTAGATATTTATTTATTCAGCTGTAATAAAATAACAAGTGCTGTTGACTCCTGTCTAGTGTTCATGCTCTTTAGCTGCACCAGTTACCGATAAGTGATAACTGCATTATTTTATCAACTGATTCTGACAAATGTTCAGAATGCTTCAGGACAGGTGTGAAAAATAAGAAATGTAGGCAACACAGCAAGTGAAGTATCCTGGCACTTACAGCTTGGCATGTTAGACCAATGATGACCGAGGTTACTTGGAACTTTATAGTGCAGTTTTAAGACATATCTTAAGATGTGGCTAGGCCTACATATGGAATAGAGAAGAACATTTTGATTTAATTAAGTAGGCTATTTCACATGCATTTTCTGTTGTATGGAGTCGAGAGACACAggaagatagacagagagagcgagtgtCCTGCAtcaacaaacatagaaatatcaaTCCAGCCACCATCCATTCCTGTGACATCTATTGGAACTCAGCCACTCTGCAGCTGGCAGAACACAGCAGGCCTAGGAAAACTGGCTGACGTTTCCAAGTCCAACTCTTCTATTCAATTTACAGCACCTATCTAGGAGCTCTTGTTGACTTGACATTCAATCTAATAGCTATCTATCCTTCTTCCCCAATTGTTAGCCTATTTGCAGTCCAGAAACCTCTGCTCTAGGGTAACCTGTGTTGTTGGCCAGAGGATCTCTCTCCCCGCGAGGAGTCGTCTGCTGCTGTTGGTGACCATGTCAGCCTCCGCTCTCATTCACCTGGCCCGGTCGGGGGGGACTCAGGCCATGCGACAGAGGGGTTTCCTCCAGACAGCCCTAGTGAGTGTCCTACCCCTGCAGGATGACCTCCAACGGCCGCTCCACCTGGGCGTGCTGCGGGCCAGCAACACGCGCCGACCCGGATAGCAGCGGCAAGCCCACCACCTGGGACTCGTTCGGCATCTGGGACAACCGCATCGACGAGCCCATCAACCTGTCGCCCTCCATCAAGTACGGCAAGCCCATCCCCAAGGTCAGCCTGTCCAAGGTGGGCTGCGCCTCGCTCATCGGCCACCGGCGGGAGAACGAGGACCGCTTCCAGGTCTCTCAGATGACAGACAATATCCTCTACTTTGCCGTGTTCGACGGCCACGGAGGGCCTGAGGCGGCAGACTTCTGCGACAAGTACATGGAGAAGTACATTAAGTAAGTCATCTGACTGGGTTTTATGATCTGTGTTTAGTCAGGGCATTGGCCTGTAGGATCAGTTTAGGGCCTAATGTTTGTTGAATGGACTGGAGAAAAAATGCACTTCAATTTAGTTTTTATCCTTTTTATACTTGCACAATCTCTTCAGAGGTCAGGCTGAGACCATTGAGATAGCAGGTaatgaatctgattgattgaatgTGTTTTGGTGTTATTTCAGGGATCTTGTAGCAGAGGAGGACAATCTGGAAGTTGTTCTTACTAAAGCATTCCTTGAACTGGACAAAGGCTTGGCAAGACACCTCCACTTCTTCCCTCATGGTAGGTTCCGTCTGTGATGTTACACGTCAGGGAATGTAGATAgactgtctctgtactgacaaTGTACGTAGACCGCACTGAGTTTTTGTTTTTATGTTAAACTTGAAGGTAAAGTCTTTAGCTTGTGTTGAAATATTAACGAATAGCCTAACTTATCAATGTGACTGCTCTGCCAAGAGCTTTGATGACTTAACCGATCCTAAATGGAGCTAACAGGAATTTTCAGTCGCTGCCTCTAGTGCTGTGAAAGCTAAACATTAATACCCAGGGTCACCTTTCTCAGACTGCAAAGCACAGGTTAGGACATGCATGTGGCAGACAAGCATTCTAAACAAAAAACTCCACTGGATGTCCTGCAGATAAGAATCAGGGTTGTCCTCTTGTAGTGCATGCACCCTTCCAAGATACTGGATCAAGTTTACCTTCAGTTCCTTTGGCAGCCATTTTCTTTTGTAAAGGTCGCCTGGAGACTCAGATGTTAGCAATCGTAGAATGTCGACCGTTTTCTCTGAGAAAGGCCTAGTTTAACCGCCAAGACGGTGACAGTCAATCAGTTTAGCTTGAGTGTGTGGCCAAAATGTCGACCACAGACGGCGTGAAATGTCCCAatatgccctgtgtgtgtgtgtgtgcatgttatttACGACAGCAGCGGAGCCAGCTAAGAGCTGGAGGCACCAGGCACCTTTTTGGAAGGAGAAGGGGGGCTAGATAATGGAGAGTCCAGCGGGTCCTATCCTGGACTACTGGAAGGttcctcatctttctctctctctcttctctctccttttctatttctctctcacacaagTTGATTTGAACAGCTGTATAAGGATCATTGTAAAATCAGAAACTGTAGGCTGTTACCATGCAAATGGTTGCTAAGGACACCCAAGAGGGAACAAAACACAAATCACCATGTGTACAAAACATGACACATAGAAACTTAGTCGTGAAATTTGAAGTGTTATACACGTAATTATTGAAAGAGGCATTAGCCTAGAGCTCTCACCTATAGATTTGATCACCATGGTGATAGTCCTGATAAGCGCTATCTGATTCTAAAGGATGCACGTCTGTCACTGCTGCTTTCTGTATTCTGCCATGGGCCAGTACACTGTATATAGGACTGTATATTAGGTCACTCATTGTAACTCTGACATTTTTGTATGACACCACTGGTCAGAGATCCAAAGTTCCACTGACTGTATTGTAGTTCCTCTCATTCTGTTTCTGTAACCCTAAAACAGTGTGACATgcatgtctgtctgactctctgtctctcttcagcCATCCTTTTTGTTTAGACTAGTAACCTCCCCCTCCATTCTGTTCTCATGTTGTGGAGTATGACTCGTGAGTGTGTGTCACGTGCCACCTATGCTGTGAATGTGTGAGAATACATTTTGAGCATGTATCTGAATAATTCATTGTGTGTTTTGAGAAACAAGTTTACCATAATATGATGATTGTCAACTCTGTGTATTGCTtgttagctgtgtgtgtctgGCCTTACtgttgtgtagagtgtgtgtgtggtcttcagATGTGTTTCCCCCTTGACGTGTTTCCCTCTACTTCCTGGTGTTGTAGTGGTGAGCGCTGGCTCCACGGCCACGGTGGCCCTGCTGAGGGACGGTATAGAGCTGGTGGTGGGCAGCGTGGGGGACAGCCGCGCCATGCTCTGCCGCAAGGCCAAGGCCCTCAAACTCACCTCGGACCACACCCCCGAGAGGAAGGACGAGAAGGAGAGGTACGGCAGATATCCAGGCTCAAGAAAGACTTGATCTGATATTCATTTGTTGGTAGCTGTAAGGTTGGGAGTCACAGGAGGCATGCTTTATCCATCACATCGGACACTAATAGAAATGTGCTAAGTACTATGGATTAAGATCTTACTATAAGTTTTAACAATTCTACGTAAGTCATTTAAGAGCCCTCTCCCGTGCTTTAAAAccacctgtctgtctttctctaccTCCAGGATAAAGAAGAGTGGTGGCTGGGTGACCTGGAACAGTCTGGGGCAGCCCCACGTCAACGGCAGGTTAGCCATGACACGCGCCATCGGGGACTTTGACCTCAAGAGCACCGGGGTGATCGCTGAGCCAGAGACCAAGAGAATATCAGTGAGTGTCTGCTGTCACCACCTCGGAGAAATGATCTACTGTGCAGTATCAGAGTGTATACATCTCAAATTACACTCtgttccctatgaagtgcactacttttgacctggaccTAGAGCTGGGAAGAAAAACCGACAATTATCGATACCGACCATTTCTGGAGGGCATGTTACTGATATTGATAATAACGATAAGTAGCCGTTACTAGAGGAATATGACGTTTGAAATAAAATAACTCTGCTAATATGGGCTATTGCTAACGGGACAGTCATGGCCACAACAttgaaagtagtagtagtagtagttttaagGGTAATGTAAAAAAGTAACTGGTGCACATTGTTATAAACTTATCATTAAATGTATTGTTATCGTGAAAATTCAGTACATTTATCATCATATGGgtttttgtccatatcgcccagctctaccAGAACCTCATATAGTGCATTCAttttgaccagatccacacagtGCTGGACAAAAGTAGTCCACTGTATGGGGAATAGGTTGGAATTAGCCAGTGTTTGTCACTCAGTTTGGGTCATTTTGTCCCCCGAGGTGTTTGGGTCATCTTGGCAGGGTTTATCACGTCTTTAGCCTG
This window contains:
- the LOC123732783 gene encoding protein phosphatase 1K, mitochondrial, which gives rise to MTSNGRSTWACCGPATRADPDSSGKPTTWDSFGIWDNRIDEPINLSPSIKYGKPIPKVSLSKVGCASLIGHRRENEDRFQVSQMTDNILYFAVFDGHGGPEAADFCDKYMEKYIKDLVAEEDNLEVVLTKAFLELDKGLARHLHFFPHVVSAGSTATVALLRDGIELVVGSVGDSRAMLCRKAKALKLTSDHTPERKDEKERIKKSGGWVTWNSLGQPHVNGRLAMTRAIGDFDLKSTGVIAEPETKRISLHHVHDSFLALTTDGINFIMNSQEICDVINQCHDPKEAAQRISEQALQYGSEDNSTIIVVPFGAWGKQKNSETSYSFSRSFVSSGRWA